The sequence CCGAGCCCCCCCAGGGAGACGGGGGCTCCCAGGCCAGTAGGGCGAACAGGGTTCCCCAGAGTCAGCCTTTCCTTGAAGGAGACAACGCCAGGGCACCGGACTGCGTGCTGCTGGCCTTGGAGGAGACCCAGGTCATGGGAGATGGGGACTCCAGAGCGCCTTCCACTGCAGGACATCCCCCCCGGGAAGTCCAGGACCACGGCCTCCGGATACCCACCCCGGATTACCCGCAGTTCGATGGCCCAGCCGAAGACAGTGTTGACGGCAAAGAAAAGGATTGTCTTTTCGAGAGCCCCAGtgaggaggagccccaggagggcACGTACCCGAGGGCAAGAGAGCAGGGCTTGGATATGCCGTTTTCAGTGAAGAGAAGCTGGGATTCCTTAAACGAGGCCGTGGCAACCGAAATTCTGAGTGCCTACTTTAAAGAAGATCCTACTCAGGACGTGCCTGCGGTCGATTCTAGAAATGGGTGGCAGGAGGCCCCTGGCTCGCCTGGAGACAGGAGCGGGGAGCCAGCGGAAGAGGACGCGGAGGTGGCGGAAGCCCTTGCTGCCTTAGAAGCAGCTACGGCAGGGGAAGAGGTGGATGAGGTGGATTAGGGGAGGGGATTTGCACAAGCAAATAAACTCGTGTCGAGCCGAGCACGTGGGGATGGATGCATTTGCTCCTTAGATGCAAAGCTGACCAGGGCAGCCTCCCTGGGTGCAGCCTTACCCAAGGTGGTTGACACCCAGCATCTGTCTGAT comes from Phacochoerus africanus isolate WHEZ1 chromosome 10, ROS_Pafr_v1, whole genome shotgun sequence and encodes:
- the C10H4orf19 gene encoding uncharacterized protein C4orf19 homolog, whose product is MGCRCCKMIQSYLFDPVQVPSPGYVNEVNSCKLDEDDSVKLKGRQSCEVLVPKSDLQSKDSVRTASTSGQDAQPEPCRPPQGPLPHGDPAGGPCAEKPGSAVNGLGPATALQLPGDPEPPQGDGGSQASRANRVPQSQPFLEGDNARAPDCVLLALEETQVMGDGDSRAPSTAGHPPREVQDHGLRIPTPDYPQFDGPAEDSVDGKEKDCLFESPSEEEPQEGTYPRAREQGLDMPFSVKRSWDSLNEAVATEILSAYFKEDPTQDVPAVDSRNGWQEAPGSPGDRSGEPAEEDAEVAEALAALEAATAGEEVDEVD